Proteins from one Deltaproteobacteria bacterium genomic window:
- a CDS encoding sulfite exporter TauE/SafE family protein: MPDIILSDLILLLLSGLVLGFLIGLTGIGGGVLTVPFLLLVIKLEPIAAVGTAGLYGVLTKIWAGIRHYRQGTLNLDVGIRFFLAAVPGVLLGALAVKWSRVSLPPSGVEMLQEIVSYMVMASISFALVALLFDYNRLDTRFLSSRRGAVVKFPCLFLVGAVMGMTSVGGGILIIPSLLLFYRETSRYVGTSIFVAVLLMTVMSTLYALIGRGQGAQDVDLAAAAFMSVGSFPGVHYGAALCKRLEPRRLQAVVVGVVVLAVVMMVVDRFL, encoded by the coding sequence ATGCCCGATATCATCCTCTCCGACCTCATCCTGCTCCTCCTCTCCGGCTTGGTGTTGGGCTTCCTCATCGGGCTGACGGGCATCGGCGGCGGGGTGCTGACGGTTCCCTTCCTGCTGCTGGTCATCAAGCTGGAGCCCATCGCGGCGGTGGGGACCGCCGGGCTTTACGGCGTTCTCACCAAGATCTGGGCCGGCATCCGGCACTACCGGCAGGGGACCTTGAACCTCGACGTGGGCATCCGGTTCTTCCTGGCGGCCGTGCCCGGGGTGCTGCTGGGTGCCCTGGCGGTAAAGTGGAGCCGCGTCTCGCTCCCTCCGAGCGGGGTCGAGATGCTCCAGGAGATCGTCAGCTACATGGTGATGGCGTCCATCAGCTTTGCGCTGGTGGCGCTGCTCTTCGATTACAATCGGTTGGACACGCGTTTCCTCTCCTCCCGGCGCGGCGCGGTGGTGAAGTTCCCGTGCCTTTTCCTCGTGGGGGCCGTGATGGGCATGACCTCGGTCGGAGGAGGCATCCTGATCATTCCGTCGCTGCTGCTGTTCTACCGGGAGACGTCGCGTTACGTGGGCACGTCGATCTTCGTCGCGGTGCTGCTGATGACGGTCATGTCCACGCTCTACGCCCTCATCGGCCGGGGACAGGGCGCGCAGGACGTGGATCTCGCCGCGGCCGCGTTCATGTCCGTGGGGTCGTTCCCGGGGGTTCACTACGGCGCCGCCCTGTGCAAGCGCCTGGAGCCGCGACGGCTCCAGGCGGTGGTGGTGGGCGTGGTCGTGCTCGCGGTGGTGATGATGGTGGTGGACCGTTTCCTTTAG
- a CDS encoding LLM class flavin-dependent oxidoreductase, whose protein sequence is MDYGVFDHLDRGDMPLTDYYEARLRLVEAYDREGFYAYHLAEHHSTPLGMAPSPSVFLAAVAQRTRRLRFGPMVYALPLYHPIRLIEEICMLDQMSGGRLDIGFGRGASPIELAAYGQDPKQAQRIYAEGLDLILQGLTQKTLDFAGEFFNFRDVPMELQPLQQPHPPLWYGVHSLESAERAARRRLHIVSLDPPEPTRTFTDLFREVWNEVHGNGADLPKIGLGRFIVVADDDETALRIARRAYPVWHRSFTYLFRLRGSSPTHPRPPDFDGAVASGQGVAGGPETVKTLLRAQLQSAGANYFIGQFAFGDISLDEALRSVGLFAEHVAPGLD, encoded by the coding sequence ATGGATTACGGAGTATTCGACCATCTCGACCGCGGCGACATGCCGCTGACGGACTACTACGAGGCGCGTCTCAGGCTCGTGGAGGCGTACGACCGGGAGGGGTTCTACGCCTACCACCTGGCGGAACACCACTCGACGCCGCTCGGCATGGCGCCGTCGCCGAGCGTCTTCCTCGCCGCGGTGGCGCAACGCACCCGGCGGCTCCGCTTCGGCCCCATGGTCTACGCGCTGCCCCTGTACCATCCCATCCGGCTGATCGAGGAAATCTGCATGCTCGACCAGATGAGCGGAGGGCGGCTGGACATCGGCTTCGGGCGCGGCGCCTCGCCCATCGAGCTGGCGGCGTACGGCCAGGACCCGAAGCAGGCCCAGCGCATCTACGCGGAGGGCCTCGACCTCATCCTCCAGGGACTCACTCAAAAGACTCTCGACTTCGCCGGAGAATTCTTCAACTTCAGGGACGTGCCCATGGAGCTGCAACCGTTGCAGCAGCCCCACCCGCCGCTGTGGTACGGCGTCCACTCCCTGGAAAGCGCCGAACGGGCCGCCCGCCGGCGACTCCACATCGTCAGCCTGGACCCGCCGGAGCCGACACGCACCTTCACCGACCTGTTCCGCGAGGTCTGGAACGAGGTTCACGGGAACGGCGCGGACCTGCCCAAGATCGGGTTGGGCCGCTTCATCGTGGTGGCCGACGACGACGAAACCGCCCTGCGCATCGCGCGCCGCGCCTACCCCGTCTGGCACCGGAGCTTCACCTACCTGTTCCGCCTCCGGGGCAGCTCCCCCACCCACCCGCGCCCGCCCGACTTCGACGGCGCCGTCGCTTCCGGCCAAGGCGTCGCCGGCGGCCCGGAGACAGTGAAGACCTTGCTCCGCGCGCAACTCCAGAGCGCCGGCGCCAACTACTTCATCGGCCAGTTCGCATTCGGCGACATCTCCCTCGACGAAGCCCTCCGGTCCGTGGGACTCTTCGCCGAGCACGTCGCGCCGGGCCTGGACTGA
- the radA gene encoding DNA repair protein RadA, translating into MARARVIYECQNCGFQSPKWLGRCPDCGQWNSLVEEAVTGDPGGRGGGVEAGPAHAPSPIDAVTADTDRRLRSGIEEFDRVLGGGLVDGSAVLIGGDPGIGKSTLLLQAVAALSQDGAPCLYVSGEESEQQVKMRARRIALGASNLLVLSETSLERILEQVKAVKPAVLVVDSIQTVHTSAIPSAPGSIGQVRECSSALISLAKKSGIGTFLVGHVTKDGAIAGPRVLEHMVDTVLYFEGERGHSFRILRAVKNRFGSTNEIGVFEMQEAGLRQVSNPSEIFLSERPLGGSGSVVVPSMEGTRPILVEIQSLVTRSFLTLPRRTCIGVDTNRVALILAILEKRKGMNFYDKDVFINVAGGVSVSEPAVDLGIAVGVASSALDRALDPHTIFVGEVGLAGEIRTVTRAEARVAEAGKLGFRRCILPQGNCRQLPHVKEPELVGVATLEACWEILF; encoded by the coding sequence ATGGCGCGGGCGCGGGTCATCTACGAATGTCAGAACTGCGGTTTCCAGTCGCCCAAGTGGCTCGGGCGGTGTCCGGACTGCGGGCAGTGGAACTCGCTGGTGGAGGAAGCGGTCACGGGCGACCCGGGCGGGCGCGGCGGCGGCGTTGAGGCCGGGCCGGCGCACGCGCCATCGCCCATCGACGCGGTGACGGCGGATACGGACCGGCGCCTGCGCTCCGGCATCGAGGAGTTCGATCGGGTTCTCGGCGGCGGGCTGGTGGACGGCTCGGCCGTGCTCATCGGCGGCGACCCCGGCATCGGCAAGTCGACGCTGCTGCTCCAGGCGGTGGCGGCCTTGAGCCAGGACGGGGCCCCTTGTCTCTACGTCTCGGGCGAGGAGTCCGAGCAGCAGGTCAAGATGCGCGCCCGGCGGATCGCCTTGGGCGCCTCGAACCTGCTGGTGCTGAGCGAGACGTCGCTGGAGCGCATCCTGGAGCAGGTCAAGGCGGTCAAGCCCGCGGTGCTGGTGGTGGATTCCATCCAGACGGTACACACTTCGGCCATCCCCTCGGCGCCGGGAAGCATCGGACAGGTCCGGGAATGTTCGAGCGCGCTGATCTCCCTGGCCAAGAAGAGCGGCATCGGCACCTTCCTGGTGGGTCACGTGACCAAGGACGGCGCCATCGCCGGTCCGCGTGTCCTGGAGCATATGGTGGACACGGTGCTCTACTTCGAGGGCGAGCGCGGCCACAGCTTCCGCATCCTGCGCGCCGTGAAGAACCGCTTCGGCTCCACCAACGAGATCGGCGTGTTCGAAATGCAGGAGGCGGGGCTGCGCCAAGTGTCCAACCCCTCCGAGATCTTTCTCTCCGAGCGTCCCTTGGGCGGATCGGGCTCGGTTGTGGTTCCCAGCATGGAGGGCACCCGCCCGATCCTGGTGGAGATCCAGTCCCTGGTGACGCGCTCGTTCCTTACGCTGCCGCGGCGCACCTGCATCGGCGTCGACACCAACCGGGTGGCGCTGATCCTCGCCATCCTGGAGAAGCGCAAGGGGATGAACTTCTACGACAAGGACGTGTTCATCAACGTGGCCGGCGGTGTCAGCGTGTCCGAACCCGCGGTGGATTTGGGGATCGCGGTGGGAGTGGCCTCAAGCGCGCTCGACCGGGCGCTGGACCCGCACACGATCTTCGTCGGCGAAGTCGGTCTGGCCGGGGAAATCCGCACCGTAACGCGAGCCGAGGCACGGGTGGCGGAAGCGGGCAAACTCGGTTTCCGCAGGTGTATCCTGCCGCAGGGGAATTGCCGGCAGTTGCCGCATGTCAAGGAACCCGAGTTGGTCGGGGTCGCAACGCTGGAAGCATGCTGGGAAATCCTCTTCTGA
- a CDS encoding DNA polymerase IV: MAFYLHIDMDSFYVSVERVLDPSLEGKPVMVGGAGRGVVTSASYEARQYGVRSAMPGFQARRLCPDGIFVPGRRRVYSEFSQKVFDLLRSFSPDVRAYSIDEGLVDLTGTEKLMGHPVGTAHDIIGRIKQELGLPSSGGLATHPTLAKIAATAVKPRGLLYVPPGAEERFLGPLDVSVIPGVGPKTHREMVSRGVATVAQLLSHPRLGKRYLNLERQGAVPHAHEHSIGSETTLSQPLTEPADMEQVLGGLVGEVAARLRRQDGRARRITVKIRYSDFKTITRSRTLKAPTCFDVDIFKVARELLAHNVSPGRPVRLLGISTSGITTEGWQDTIFDYRERASMDKLYKGIDKLQDKYGKGAVTLGAGKRRSD; the protein is encoded by the coding sequence ATGGCGTTTTACCTGCACATCGACATGGACTCCTTCTACGTGTCCGTGGAACGCGTCCTCGACCCATCCCTCGAAGGCAAGCCGGTGATGGTCGGCGGCGCCGGCCGTGGCGTGGTGACCTCGGCTTCGTACGAGGCGCGCCAATACGGGGTGCGCTCCGCCATGCCCGGGTTCCAGGCGCGCCGGCTCTGTCCCGATGGCATCTTCGTTCCCGGCCGGCGCAGGGTCTACAGCGAATTCTCGCAGAAGGTGTTCGACCTGCTGCGCTCGTTCTCGCCGGACGTGCGCGCGTACTCCATCGACGAAGGGCTCGTCGATCTCACCGGCACGGAAAAGCTGATGGGCCATCCCGTGGGCACGGCGCACGACATCATCGGACGCATCAAGCAGGAGCTGGGGCTGCCGTCGTCCGGCGGCCTCGCCACGCACCCGACCCTGGCCAAGATCGCCGCCACCGCCGTGAAACCCCGCGGCCTGCTCTACGTGCCGCCCGGCGCCGAGGAGCGTTTCCTCGGACCGCTGGACGTGTCGGTCATCCCCGGCGTCGGCCCCAAGACACACCGCGAGATGGTGAGCCGCGGCGTCGCCACGGTTGCCCAGCTTCTTTCCCACCCCCGGCTGGGCAAGCGCTACCTGAACCTGGAGCGGCAAGGCGCCGTCCCGCACGCGCACGAGCACTCGATCGGGAGCGAGACCACGCTGTCGCAGCCGCTCACGGAGCCCGCGGACATGGAACAGGTGCTGGGCGGCCTCGTGGGCGAGGTGGCCGCGCGGCTTCGCCGCCAGGACGGGCGCGCCCGGCGCATCACCGTGAAGATCCGCTATTCCGATTTCAAGACCATCACCCGGTCGCGCACCCTGAAGGCGCCCACCTGCTTCGACGTGGACATCTTCAAGGTGGCGCGTGAACTGCTCGCGCACAACGTATCGCCGGGCCGGCCCGTGCGCCTCCTCGGGATCAGCACGAGCGGCATCACCACCGAAGGCTGGCAGGACACGATCTTCGACTACCGCGAGCGCGCCTCCATGGACAAGCTCTACAAGGGGATCGACAAACTGCAGGACAAGTACGGCAAGGGAGCCGTGACCCTGGGGGCGGGGAAGCGGCGCTCGGACTAG